A genomic region of Anaerolineales bacterium contains the following coding sequences:
- a CDS encoding pseudouridine synthase, which yields MAEERLQKILARAGYGSRRAAEEMIQTGRVTVNGEMAQLGDKADPARDAIKVDGSRLAAASAPVYYAVYKPRGVLSTTGGPEPRQKVVDLVPGGAQLHLVGRLDKDSEGLMLLTNDGALTQRVSHPRYEQEKEYRVLVARQPDAEQLATWRRGVVLEDGTRTRPAEVRVEYPFGKGAWLRVIMHEGHKRQIREIAGQLGLPVLKLIRVRIANLYLGSLKPGEWRPLSADEVRDLLAGEKPASRKPRPTASPRSDEPKIAARKSGKPGKGPGSRKPAPRKPGITLGRPRRSGSASASKPANKTAKPHRSGSTSKPANKTAKPRRSASTSTSRPASKTAKPRRSSPAPSRKNTKRAR from the coding sequence ATGGCTGAAGAGCGTTTACAAAAGATCCTGGCACGCGCGGGCTACGGCTCGCGCCGCGCCGCAGAAGAGATGATCCAGACCGGGCGCGTGACGGTGAACGGCGAGATGGCCCAATTGGGTGATAAAGCCGATCCGGCGCGCGATGCGATCAAAGTGGATGGCAGCCGCCTGGCGGCCGCCAGTGCCCCGGTCTACTACGCCGTCTACAAGCCGCGCGGTGTACTCTCCACCACTGGCGGGCCAGAGCCGCGCCAAAAGGTGGTGGACCTGGTGCCGGGGGGTGCGCAGTTGCATTTGGTGGGCCGCCTGGATAAAGACAGCGAAGGCCTGATGCTGCTCACCAATGACGGCGCGCTGACGCAACGCGTCAGCCACCCGCGCTATGAGCAGGAGAAGGAGTATCGCGTATTGGTGGCGCGCCAGCCGGATGCCGAGCAACTGGCCACTTGGCGCCGCGGCGTAGTGCTGGAAGATGGCACGCGCACGCGCCCCGCCGAAGTACGCGTGGAGTATCCGTTTGGCAAGGGCGCCTGGCTGCGTGTGATCATGCATGAAGGCCACAAGCGCCAGATCCGCGAGATCGCCGGCCAGCTCGGCCTGCCAGTGCTCAAACTGATCCGCGTGCGCATTGCCAACCTCTACCTGGGCAGCCTGAAGCCCGGCGAATGGCGCCCTTTAAGCGCTGACGAAGTCCGCGATCTGCTGGCCGGCGAGAAACCAGCCAGCCGCAAACCGCGCCCGACGGCCAGCCCGCGCAGCGACGAGCCTAAAATTGCCGCACGCAAATCGGGCAAGCCGGGCAAAGGCCCGGGCAGCCGCAAACCGGCGCCGCGCAAGCCGGGCATCACTCTCGGCCGGCCGCGCCGCAGCGGCAGCGCCAGCGCAAGCAAGCCCGCCAACAAGACGGCCAAGCCGCACCGCAGCGGTAGCACAAGCAAGCCCGCCAACAAGACGGCCAAGCCGCGCCGCAGCGCCAGCACCAGCACCAGCCGGCCCGCCAGCAAGACGGCCAAGCCGCGCCGCAGCAGCCCCGCGCCCAGCCGCAAGAACACCAAGCGCGCCCGCTAG
- a CDS encoding enoyl-CoA hydratase/isomerase family protein: MSEQPLVLVDLQTPIATVRLNRPEKLNALSPEMLRALAETLEAQNADEGVRVIVLYGGERAFAAGADIEAMANAGPVDIYLRNTRALWQRIWAIDKPVIAAVRGVAFGGGCELALGCDLIVAGETARFAQPEIKLGIMPGAGGTQRLARAIGPARAMEMVLTGEPLAAQAALQAGLLNRVVPDERVLAEAQELAAVVAARPAVAVRLARQALRYGHERTLLEGMQLERRNYLLTYDTQDQKEGMAAFLEKRAAKFTGK, translated from the coding sequence ATGAGCGAACAACCCCTCGTCCTGGTCGATCTGCAAACCCCTATCGCCACCGTGCGCCTCAACCGCCCGGAGAAGCTTAATGCGCTCAGCCCGGAGATGTTGCGCGCCCTGGCCGAGACGCTGGAAGCGCAAAACGCCGACGAGGGGGTGCGCGTGATCGTGCTTTACGGCGGCGAGCGCGCCTTTGCGGCCGGCGCAGATATCGAAGCGATGGCCAACGCTGGCCCAGTGGATATTTACCTGCGCAACACGCGCGCCCTGTGGCAGCGCATCTGGGCGATCGACAAGCCCGTCATCGCCGCCGTGCGCGGGGTGGCCTTTGGCGGCGGCTGCGAGCTGGCGCTGGGCTGTGACCTCATCGTGGCTGGCGAGACGGCGCGCTTTGCCCAACCGGAGATCAAGCTGGGCATCATGCCTGGGGCAGGTGGCACACAACGTTTGGCGCGCGCCATCGGCCCGGCGCGGGCGATGGAGATGGTGCTAACCGGCGAACCGCTCGCCGCCCAGGCGGCGCTGCAGGCCGGCCTGCTCAATCGTGTGGTGCCTGATGAGCGCGTGCTGGCCGAGGCGCAGGAGCTGGCCGCCGTGGTGGCGGCGCGGCCCGCCGTGGCTGTGCGCCTGGCGCGCCAGGCGCTGCGCTACGGGCACGAGCGCACCCTGCTGGAAGGCATGCAGCTTGAACGCCGCAATTATTTGCTGACCTATGACACGCAAGACCAAAAAGAAGGCATGGCGGCGTTTTTGGAGAAGCGAGCTGCAAAGTTCACTGGAAAATGA
- a CDS encoding MFS transporter, whose translation MLTKLKNNFSTLFREFPRAFWLVVGVSFVDGVGRTLLFPFFPLYITQRFNVGATQAGFVLGIFSVFALVGSFIGGALTDRIGRKKLILAGLVCSALTTLALGLVNELHWVYVVAAISGTFGELAGPAHQAMIADILPEDKRQEGFGMLRVVGNLTWIFGPSIGGLLAGVSFFYLFVSDAVVSCIVAVLFFIFIAETKPKASEAQANEALLKTFAGYFKVLRDLPFVAFILASILMGMVYIQMYGALSIFLRDQHGINPQSYGLLMSSSGVTVILFQFWMTRVIKWRPPFLMMALGTLFYMVGFSLFGFVAAFWLFLSAIVIVTIGEMIVVPTASALAANFAPEAMRGRYMAVFSLVWAVPAAVGPALAGYILDNYNPNLLWFGGGLVCALAAAFFYYLHLRLGKRKKFAAAEA comes from the coding sequence ATGTTGACAAAATTGAAGAACAATTTCAGCACCCTGTTTCGTGAGTTCCCACGAGCCTTCTGGCTGGTGGTCGGCGTATCGTTTGTGGATGGGGTTGGCCGTACCTTGCTGTTTCCCTTCTTCCCGCTTTACATCACGCAGCGCTTCAACGTGGGCGCAACCCAGGCGGGCTTTGTATTGGGCATCTTCTCGGTGTTCGCCCTGGTGGGCTCGTTCATCGGTGGCGCACTGACCGATCGCATCGGGCGTAAGAAACTGATCCTGGCCGGGTTGGTGTGCAGTGCGCTCACTACGCTGGCCCTCGGCCTGGTGAATGAATTGCACTGGGTCTACGTGGTGGCGGCCATCAGCGGCACCTTTGGCGAGCTGGCCGGGCCGGCGCACCAAGCGATGATCGCTGACATCCTGCCTGAGGACAAACGTCAGGAGGGCTTCGGCATGCTGCGCGTGGTCGGCAACCTCACCTGGATCTTCGGCCCCAGCATCGGCGGCTTGCTCGCCGGTGTATCCTTCTTCTACTTGTTCGTCTCGGATGCGGTGGTGAGCTGCATCGTGGCGGTGCTGTTCTTCATCTTCATCGCCGAGACCAAGCCCAAGGCCAGCGAAGCCCAGGCCAACGAAGCTCTGCTCAAAACCTTCGCTGGCTATTTCAAAGTGCTGCGCGATCTGCCGTTTGTGGCGTTCATCCTGGCATCGATCTTGATGGGCATGGTCTATATCCAAATGTACGGTGCGCTCTCCATCTTCCTGCGTGACCAGCATGGTATTAACCCGCAAAGTTACGGCTTGCTGATGAGCAGCAGCGGCGTTACCGTGATCCTGTTTCAGTTTTGGATGACGCGCGTGATCAAGTGGCGCCCGCCCTTCTTAATGATGGCGCTGGGCACCTTGTTCTACATGGTCGGCTTCAGCCTGTTTGGCTTCGTGGCCGCCTTCTGGCTTTTCCTGTCCGCTATCGTGATCGTGACCATCGGCGAAATGATCGTTGTGCCTACCGCTTCGGCGCTGGCGGCCAACTTCGCCCCCGAAGCGATGCGCGGCCGCTACATGGCCGTCTTCAGCCTGGTGTGGGCCGTGCCGGCCGCCGTAGGCCCGGCGCTGGCGGGCTACATCTTGGATAACTACAATCCAAACCTGCTGTGGTTTGGTGGCGGCCTGGTGTGTGCCCTGGCCGCGGCGTTCTTCTATTACCTGCACCTGCGGCTAGGCAAACGTAAAAAGTTTGCCGCCGCCGAAGCCTAG